TCTGTAAGAAGCTTAGTCTTTACGGCTTGTTCTATTTCAGAAAGTGGGTCTGTTTTTGAAATGAGGCTGTTAAGCAGAGCCATTTTCGAAACTCTCTCTTGCAGGGCCAAGTCTTTCTCTTTAATAGAGCACTTGGTCTGACACTTTAATGAAGCCTCATTATCTACGATTGGTTTCTTTGTAGAAGCTGCTTTCGAAGCCTTAACACCAGCTGGCCGTTTGGTAGGTTGCTCGTCTAGATTGATGGTTGCTTGAGAGCTTGCTGTTTCTGCTCCATCCTCGTACTTTCTCTTCTGACCGTTTCCACCAAGCTTACTAGTAGCATGCTCAGACCATTTCTGGTCATAGCGGAGCTCCTCCCAAGCATGGTGGAGATTAAATTTAGTCTTGTGATCATTGAAAAATATTTCGTGTGCCAGTTTCACAACATCACTCTCGCTCTGACCACTAGTTTTCTGTCTTGTTGCGACC
The window above is part of the Brassica napus cultivar Da-Ae chromosome C8, Da-Ae, whole genome shotgun sequence genome. Proteins encoded here:
- the LOC111201687 gene encoding glutathione S-transferase T2-like codes for the protein MDSSNPYSHTSKFVDLLNCQQDCNLPKPFPYESGSQLPVFSTQPTETASFCGDSRSVRKERRKWPPSDDLVLISAWLNTSKDAVVSNEQKASTFWAALPITLKLVRRWQEVISQNLFSFCGSYAVATRQKTSGQSESDVVKLAHEIFFNDHKTKFNLHHAWEELRYDQKWSEHATSKLGGNGQKRKYEDGAETASSQATINLDEQPTKRPAGVKASKAASTKKPIVDNEASLKCQTKCSIKEKDLALQERVSKMALLNSLISKTDPLSEIEQAVKTKLLTEMLDN